From the genome of Deinococcus sp. JMULE3, one region includes:
- a CDS encoding cytochrome P450: MTVPDPSSAPRCPFGGDALTRHPDRPAQPGAAPTPDARGVVQVHSFQGARDVLRSEAVTQAGFNAEMVNDAGILKRRPVLFTEGEEHHEMRRDTARYFTPAAVGTYQPMIAALADRLIGQLAARGEANIDDLSLTLAVQVASQVVGLTDSRLPGLERRVMAFVDHDGNSEPGMSPEKGRLRSILDQRHLLAFYLLDVKPAIQARRKQRRDDLISHLLDREYSDIEILTECLTYGTAGMVTTREFITVATWHLLRAPELRAAYVHGTEKERLDILHEILRVEPVVSTLYRRAQTDLTVDGHRVPQGTLLALNLADVNTDPGVAGEHAAQLCPARPLPRGVQAPVMAFGDGHHRCPGAFLAIKETDTFLRRLLIWQDLRLVAEPRVTFNEVVKGYELRGLRVALGRA; this comes from the coding sequence ATGACCGTTCCTGATCCCAGTTCCGCTCCCCGCTGCCCCTTCGGTGGGGACGCCCTGACCCGTCACCCGGACCGCCCGGCGCAGCCCGGCGCGGCGCCCACCCCGGACGCGCGGGGCGTCGTGCAGGTCCACTCGTTCCAGGGCGCGCGGGACGTGCTGCGCAGCGAGGCCGTCACGCAGGCCGGATTCAACGCCGAGATGGTCAACGACGCCGGGATCCTCAAGCGCCGCCCCGTGCTGTTCACCGAGGGTGAGGAGCACCACGAGATGCGCCGCGACACCGCGCGGTACTTCACGCCGGCCGCGGTTGGCACGTACCAGCCCATGATCGCCGCGCTGGCCGACCGCCTGATCGGGCAGCTGGCCGCGCGCGGCGAGGCGAACATCGACGACCTGAGCCTCACGCTGGCCGTGCAGGTCGCCTCGCAGGTCGTGGGCCTCACGGACAGCCGCCTGCCGGGCCTGGAGCGGCGCGTGATGGCGTTCGTAGACCACGACGGGAACAGCGAGCCCGGCATGAGCCCCGAGAAGGGCCGCCTGAGAAGCATCCTGGATCAGCGGCACCTGCTGGCCTTCTACCTGCTGGACGTCAAACCCGCCATCCAGGCGCGCCGGAAGCAGCGCCGGGACGACCTGATCAGTCACCTGCTGGACCGCGAGTACAGCGACATCGAGATCCTCACCGAGTGCCTGACGTACGGCACGGCGGGCATGGTCACCACCCGCGAGTTCATCACGGTCGCCACGTGGCACCTGTTGCGCGCCCCCGAACTGCGCGCCGCGTACGTGCACGGCACCGAGAAGGAACGTCTGGACATCCTGCACGAGATCCTGCGCGTGGAACCCGTCGTGAGCACCCTGTACCGCCGCGCGCAGACGGACCTGACCGTGGACGGCCACAGGGTCCCGCAGGGCACGCTGCTGGCCCTGAACCTCGCGGACGTGAACACCGACCCGGGCGTGGCGGGCGAGCACGCGGCCCAGCTGTGCCCCGCCCGGCCCCTCCCGCGCGGCGTGCAGGCGCCCGTCATGGCGTTCGGGGACGGGCATCACCGCTGCCCCGGCGCGTTCCTGGCGATCAAGGAGACCGACACGTTCCTGCGCCGCCTGCTGATCTGGCAGGACCTGCGCCTGGTCGCCGAGCCGCGCGTGACCTTCAACGAGGTCGTGAAAGGCTACGAGCTGCGCGGGCTGCGCGTCGCACTGGGCAGGGCCTGA
- a CDS encoding sugar ABC transporter substrate-binding protein, translated as MNRLALLALTALLSQASAVTITIATVNNPDMVTMQKLTPEFNKKYPDIQVKWVTLPENELRQKITLDVASGAGSFDIATVGAYEVPIWAKNGWLEPLTPLFAKNPDLMKSYNLADVLPGVRGALTVGGNLYAVPFYAESSMTFYNKDLFKAAGLTMPAQPTWNQIQTFASKIHNPSKGIYGVCLRGLPGWGENMALFTTMVNTFGGRWFDTNWQAQVNSPAWKNAMTFYVNLVKRYGPPGATGNGFTENLTLMSQGKCGMWVDATVAAGFLSDPSSSKITKSVGFAKAPVGTTPRGNNWYWSWNLAIPKSTKQEDAAFKFLTWATSKEYIALVARTKGTWASVPPGTRTSTYQNANYKKAAGAFSGLVLSSINSADVNKATKDPVPYTGVQYVAIPEFQALGTQVGQYLAGALSGQYTVDQALKLAQDAANKTAREGGYQK; from the coding sequence GTGAACCGACTTGCCCTGCTCGCCCTGACCGCCCTGCTCAGCCAGGCCAGCGCCGTGACCATCACCATCGCCACCGTGAACAACCCGGACATGGTCACCATGCAGAAACTCACCCCCGAGTTCAACAAGAAGTACCCCGACATCCAGGTCAAATGGGTGACCCTCCCCGAGAACGAACTGCGCCAGAAGATCACCCTGGACGTCGCCAGCGGCGCCGGCAGTTTCGACATCGCCACCGTCGGCGCCTACGAGGTCCCCATCTGGGCCAAGAACGGCTGGCTCGAACCCCTGACGCCCCTGTTCGCCAAGAACCCCGACCTCATGAAGAGCTACAACCTCGCCGACGTCCTGCCCGGCGTGCGCGGCGCCCTGACCGTCGGCGGCAACCTCTACGCCGTGCCCTTCTACGCCGAGAGCAGCATGACCTTCTACAACAAGGACCTGTTCAAGGCCGCCGGGCTGACCATGCCCGCCCAGCCCACCTGGAACCAGATCCAGACCTTCGCCAGCAAGATCCACAACCCCAGCAAGGGCATCTACGGCGTGTGCCTGCGCGGCCTGCCCGGCTGGGGCGAGAACATGGCCCTGTTCACCACCATGGTCAACACCTTCGGCGGCCGCTGGTTCGACACCAACTGGCAGGCCCAGGTGAACAGCCCCGCCTGGAAGAACGCCATGACCTTCTACGTGAACCTCGTCAAACGCTACGGCCCTCCCGGCGCGACCGGCAACGGCTTCACCGAGAACCTCACCCTGATGAGCCAGGGCAAGTGCGGCATGTGGGTCGACGCGACCGTCGCCGCCGGGTTCCTCAGCGACCCCAGCAGCTCCAAGATCACCAAATCGGTCGGCTTCGCCAAGGCCCCGGTCGGCACCACCCCCCGCGGCAACAACTGGTACTGGAGCTGGAACCTCGCCATTCCCAAGAGCACCAAGCAGGAAGACGCCGCCTTCAAGTTCCTGACCTGGGCCACCAGCAAGGAGTACATCGCCCTGGTCGCCAGGACCAAGGGCACCTGGGCCAGCGTCCCCCCCGGCACCCGCACGAGCACCTACCAGAACGCCAACTACAAGAAAGCCGCCGGCGCGTTCAGCGGCCTGGTCCTGAGCAGCATCAACAGCGCCGACGTGAACAAGGCCACCAAGGACCCCGTGCCCTACACCGGCGTGCAGTACGTCGCCATCCCCGAATTCCAGGCACTCGGCACGCAGGTCGGGCAGTACCTCGCCGGGGCGCTCAGCGGGCAGTACACCGTCGATCAGGCCCTGAAACTCGCGCAGGACGCCGCGAACAAGACCGCCCGCGAAGGCGGCTACCAGAAGTAA
- a CDS encoding MarR family winged helix-turn-helix transcriptional regulator codes for MSPDHLTPDLTRQPLRFLAAYWTAWQGLSGQVQAALTREHGLDLRAFLILSHVQAGPQTPSDLARTLDLPRYEVARALRHLQDAGAVTHEPRPGDARRRALHVTPAGQTLWLAAMQTLQHATRPALDRLGPQLDAVTAGLEALTDLSPTPPGGHT; via the coding sequence ATGTCACCCGACCACCTCACGCCGGATCTCACGCGGCAGCCGCTGCGGTTCCTGGCGGCTTACTGGACGGCGTGGCAGGGCCTCAGCGGGCAGGTGCAGGCTGCGCTGACGCGGGAGCATGGGCTGGACCTGCGGGCGTTCCTGATCCTTAGTCACGTGCAGGCGGGACCGCAGACGCCCAGCGACCTCGCGCGGACGCTGGACCTGCCCCGTTACGAGGTCGCCCGCGCCCTGCGGCACCTGCAAGACGCCGGGGCGGTCACGCACGAGCCGCGACCCGGGGACGCCCGGCGGCGCGCCCTGCACGTAACGCCCGCCGGGCAGACCCTGTGGCTCGCGGCGATGCAGACCCTCCAGCACGCCACCCGGCCCGCCCTCGACCGGCTCGGCCCGCAACTGGACGCGGTGACCGCCGGACTGGAAGCCCTGACCGACCTCTCCCCCACGCCCCCTGGAGGCCACACATGA
- a CDS encoding carbohydrate ABC transporter permease codes for MTAAATPHATAAPRRGFRLTPAALIWPALLYLILTTQVPFFMTVYYSFFRYNLAIPGARPFIGLDNYKNLLTDPQNLTILWNTVVLAGGTLILTLIIGAALALLLNRDFPGRALLRTLLISSFLVMPVVTAVVWKNMLLNPAFGFFSWVLTSLGLPPVDFLAQYPMASVIAMITWEWTPFAMLILLTGLQSLPDDQIEAARLDGASPWQEFRFVVLPHWTQAIQVVVLMETIALLQVYGEIYGSTSGGPGLATTNLPYFIYQKAFAEYNIGLASAAGVITVVLTNVLAAYMLRLLTRTSRSE; via the coding sequence ATGACCGCCGCCGCCACACCACACGCGACCGCCGCCCCCAGACGGGGCTTCCGGCTGACCCCCGCCGCGCTGATCTGGCCCGCCCTGCTGTACCTGATCCTGACCACCCAGGTGCCGTTCTTCATGACGGTGTACTACTCGTTCTTCCGGTACAACCTCGCCATTCCCGGCGCCCGCCCCTTCATCGGGCTGGACAACTACAAGAACCTCCTGACCGACCCGCAGAACCTCACGATCCTGTGGAACACCGTCGTCCTGGCAGGCGGCACCCTGATCCTCACCCTGATCATCGGCGCGGCCCTGGCGCTGCTGCTGAACCGCGACTTCCCGGGCCGCGCGCTGTTGCGGACCCTGCTGATCAGCTCGTTCCTGGTCATGCCGGTCGTAACGGCCGTCGTGTGGAAGAACATGCTCTTGAACCCCGCCTTCGGGTTCTTCTCGTGGGTGCTGACCAGCCTGGGCCTGCCCCCGGTGGACTTCCTGGCGCAGTACCCGATGGCCAGCGTGATCGCCATGATCACCTGGGAATGGACGCCGTTCGCCATGCTGATCCTCCTGACCGGCCTGCAGAGCCTCCCGGACGACCAGATCGAGGCCGCCCGCCTGGACGGCGCCAGCCCCTGGCAGGAATTCCGCTTCGTGGTGCTGCCCCACTGGACGCAGGCGATCCAGGTGGTCGTCCTGATGGAAACCATCGCGCTGCTGCAGGTGTACGGCGAAATCTACGGCTCGACGTCCGGCGGGCCTGGCCTGGCCACCACCAACCTCCCGTACTTCATCTACCAGAAGGCCTTCGCGGAGTACAACATCGGCCTGGCCAGCGCCGCCGGGGTGATCACCGTGGTCCTCACGAACGTGCTCGCCGCGTACATGCTGCGCCTCCTGACCCGCACCAGCAGGAGCGAATGA
- a CDS encoding LacI family DNA-binding transcriptional regulator encodes MSTIQDVARLAGVSPTTAKRALKEPDKLTPDTLARVQQAIAQLHYEPDQRAGSLRGGQSTTVGLIVGSILEPFFAQFARTASHVLADAGYTLIISENEYSAQRELQELRRLYGLRVAGILLRPGYGQDSQEYLARLRSRGVAVTEYDYRPPHHDEPSVMLDNAGAMRQAVTHLHGLGHRRIAALGTYHPVVHTEERSRAFPEIMNALGLTVPAEYQRVTLLNEDTAYTLTNDLLDLPEPPTALIALTGTQASGAYRALRERGLRLPHDISLITFDNYPWTSLVDPPITVLEQPVEAMAEQTAALMLAQLGHGTVTQRHVVLPARLIVRGSTAPPARP; translated from the coding sequence GTGTCCACCATCCAGGACGTCGCCCGACTCGCCGGCGTCTCCCCCACCACCGCCAAACGCGCCCTGAAAGAGCCCGACAAACTCACGCCGGACACCCTCGCCCGCGTGCAGCAGGCCATCGCGCAGCTGCACTACGAACCCGACCAACGCGCCGGGAGCCTGCGCGGCGGCCAGAGCACCACCGTCGGACTGATCGTCGGCTCGATCCTCGAACCCTTCTTCGCGCAGTTCGCCCGCACCGCCTCGCACGTCCTGGCGGACGCCGGGTACACCCTGATCATCAGCGAGAACGAGTACAGCGCCCAGCGCGAACTCCAGGAACTCCGGCGGCTGTACGGCCTGCGCGTGGCGGGCATCCTGCTGCGCCCCGGCTACGGCCAGGACAGCCAGGAGTACCTCGCGCGGCTGCGCTCACGCGGCGTGGCCGTCACCGAGTACGACTACCGCCCCCCGCACCACGACGAACCCAGCGTCATGCTCGACAACGCCGGGGCCATGCGGCAGGCCGTCACGCACCTGCACGGCCTCGGGCACCGCCGCATCGCCGCGCTCGGCACGTACCACCCGGTCGTGCACACCGAGGAACGCAGCCGCGCCTTCCCCGAGATCATGAACGCCCTGGGCCTGACCGTCCCCGCCGAGTACCAGCGCGTCACGCTGCTGAACGAGGACACCGCCTACACCCTCACGAACGACCTGCTGGACCTGCCCGAGCCGCCCACCGCGCTGATCGCCCTGACCGGCACCCAGGCCTCTGGGGCCTACCGCGCGCTGCGCGAACGCGGCCTGCGACTGCCCCACGACATCAGCCTGATCACCTTCGACAACTACCCCTGGACCAGTCTGGTGGACCCGCCCATCACCGTGCTGGAACAGCCCGTGGAGGCCATGGCCGAACAGACGGCCGCGCTGATGCTCGCGCAGCTGGGGCACGGCACGGTCACGCAGCGGCACGTCGTCCTGCCCGCCCGCCTGATCGTGCGCGGCAGCACCGCCCCGCCCGCGCGCCCCTGA
- a CDS encoding carbohydrate ABC transporter permease — MKAQIRLRNTLLTLVTYLIAAAFLFPLVWMFMAAFKTEAQAFATPPVFIFTPTLENFEKAMGSYFPALRNSLIAAVGSTVLAFILGLPAAFALAVYPTRRAQNVLTWMLSTKFMPAVGVIVPLFLIYRNLDLLDTLPGLILMYTTMNLPLVVWMMHSYMTEIPYAIYEAAKVDGATVAQEFFGIALPLSTPGMAATALLCLIFAWNEVFFALNLTSSDAAPLSVFIGEFKTSQGLFWAQLSAAATLVVLPVLIFGWVAQRQLVRGLSFGAVK, encoded by the coding sequence ATGAAGGCCCAGATCCGCCTAAGAAACACCCTGCTGACCCTGGTCACGTACCTGATCGCCGCCGCGTTCCTGTTCCCGCTCGTGTGGATGTTCATGGCCGCCTTCAAGACCGAGGCGCAGGCCTTCGCCACCCCGCCCGTGTTCATCTTCACGCCCACCCTGGAGAACTTCGAGAAGGCCATGGGCTCGTACTTCCCGGCGCTGCGCAACTCGCTGATCGCCGCCGTGGGGAGCACCGTCCTGGCGTTCATCCTGGGCCTTCCGGCGGCGTTCGCGCTGGCCGTGTATCCCACCCGCCGCGCGCAGAACGTCCTGACCTGGATGCTGTCCACGAAGTTCATGCCCGCCGTCGGCGTCATCGTGCCGCTGTTCCTGATCTACCGCAACCTCGACCTGCTCGACACGCTGCCCGGATTGATCCTGATGTACACCACCATGAACCTCCCGCTGGTCGTGTGGATGATGCACTCCTACATGACCGAGATCCCCTACGCGATCTACGAGGCCGCCAAGGTGGACGGCGCGACCGTCGCGCAGGAATTCTTCGGCATCGCCCTGCCGCTGAGCACGCCCGGCATGGCCGCCACCGCCCTGCTGTGCCTGATCTTCGCGTGGAACGAGGTGTTCTTCGCGCTGAACCTCACCAGTTCGGACGCCGCGCCGCTGAGCGTGTTCATCGGTGAGTTCAAGACCAGCCAGGGCCTGTTCTGGGCGCAGCTGAGCGCCGCCGCCACCCTGGTCGTCCTGCCGGTCCTGATCTTCGGCTGGGTCGCCCAGCGTCAACTCGTGCGCGGCCTGAGCTTCGGGGCGGTGAAGTGA
- a CDS encoding HAD-IIB family hydrolase: MKLPEHAPTTLPLLMAFDLDGTLIPDAGREVAADVGDALGRLRTLGVQLAIITGRDTPPGAVRDAMRPHAVATNNGGRVLVGEDLHAQATFTDADLEVVLAHELPGARVVLFTEDALYVDLPPGVEPEAWMRARSFRPFADAPRDGVLKAGYYHPDVADLAGRLRDSHPHLVLTGAQAPYPHFLTVTPEGAHKGAALTLIADALGVPHDRTVAFGDSDNDVAMLEVAAFGVQVGHLPLLTPHADARVDTQADLGAFLHAWADRIAAHR, encoded by the coding sequence GTGAAGCTGCCCGAGCATGCCCCCACCACCCTGCCGCTGCTGATGGCCTTCGATCTGGACGGCACATTGATCCCCGACGCGGGCCGCGAGGTCGCTGCCGACGTCGGGGACGCCCTGGGGCGCCTGCGGACGCTGGGGGTGCAGCTGGCGATCATCACCGGGCGGGACACGCCGCCTGGCGCGGTCCGGGACGCCATGCGGCCGCACGCGGTCGCCACGAACAACGGCGGGCGGGTGCTTGTCGGCGAGGACCTGCACGCGCAGGCGACGTTCACCGACGCGGACCTGGAGGTGGTGCTGGCGCACGAACTGCCCGGCGCGCGGGTGGTGCTGTTCACCGAGGACGCCCTGTACGTGGACCTGCCGCCCGGCGTGGAACCCGAGGCGTGGATGCGGGCGCGGTCCTTCCGGCCCTTCGCGGACGCGCCCAGGGACGGCGTCCTGAAGGCCGGGTACTACCATCCGGACGTGGCGGACCTCGCGGGGCGCCTGCGGGACTCGCACCCGCATCTGGTGCTGACCGGCGCGCAGGCGCCGTATCCGCACTTCCTGACGGTCACGCCCGAGGGCGCGCACAAGGGCGCGGCGCTGACGCTGATCGCGGACGCGCTGGGTGTCCCGCATGACCGCACGGTGGCGTTCGGGGACAGCGACAACGACGTGGCGATGCTGGAGGTCGCGGCGTTCGGCGTGCAGGTGGGGCACCTGCCACTGCTGACCCCGCACGCGGACGCGCGGGTGGACACGCAGGCGGACCTGGGGGCGTTCCTGCACGCCTGGGCGGACCGGATCGCGGCCCACCGCTGA
- the purH gene encoding bifunctional phosphoribosylaminoimidazolecarboxamide formyltransferase/IMP cyclohydrolase: protein MSGTQAGRRALISVSDKTGVVEFARQLEARGWEILSTGGTYQSIVQAGIAARQVSDVTGFPEMLDGRVKTLHPAVHGGILAVREPGHLGQLEAHGIGTIDLVCVNLYPFRETVARGAPDADVIENIDIGGPAMIRSAAKNHAGVLVLVDPTDYPVALQDEVSDAERRRLAAKAYRHTSEYDAAITAYLTGASDELPTALPGTLTLNLTRAAQVRYGENPHQPGAIYRLGDATGPVIDAQVVAGKPMSFNNYADADAAWALCQELAAQEAALPEHAAVCVAVKHANPCGVAVAADVKTAWERARDADTLSVFGGVVAVSQPVTLEAAQATRGTFLEVLIAPEVTPDAAAWFAEKKPDLRVLVAAPAQGVSVLDVRPLTGGFAVQERDARPWDDLCPEVVTKREPTEQEWLDLRFAWATVKHARSNAVVLAKDGVTVGLGAGAVSRIWAAERAVANAGDKAQGSVLASEAFFPFDDVVRLAASVGVTAILQPGGAKRDPEVIAACNELGISMVFTGSRHFKH, encoded by the coding sequence GTGAGCGGGACACAGGCTGGCAGACGGGCGCTCATCTCGGTGAGCGACAAGACGGGCGTCGTGGAATTCGCGCGGCAGCTCGAGGCGCGCGGCTGGGAGATCCTCAGCACCGGCGGGACGTATCAGAGCATCGTGCAGGCCGGGATTGCGGCGCGGCAGGTGAGCGACGTGACCGGCTTCCCCGAGATGCTCGACGGGCGCGTGAAGACGCTGCACCCGGCGGTGCACGGCGGGATTCTGGCGGTGCGCGAGCCCGGACACCTGGGCCAGCTGGAGGCGCACGGGATCGGCACGATCGATCTGGTGTGCGTGAACCTCTACCCGTTCCGGGAGACGGTGGCGCGCGGCGCGCCCGACGCGGACGTGATCGAGAACATCGACATCGGCGGTCCCGCCATGATCCGCTCGGCGGCGAAGAACCACGCGGGCGTGCTCGTGCTGGTCGACCCGACCGACTACCCGGTGGCCCTGCAGGACGAGGTGAGCGACGCCGAGCGGCGCCGCCTGGCCGCGAAGGCGTACCGGCACACCAGCGAGTACGACGCGGCGATCACCGCGTACCTGACCGGCGCCAGCGACGAGCTGCCCACCGCGCTGCCCGGGACGCTGACGCTGAACCTGACGCGCGCCGCGCAGGTCCGCTACGGCGAGAACCCCCACCAGCCCGGCGCGATCTACCGCCTGGGCGACGCCACCGGCCCCGTGATCGACGCGCAGGTCGTGGCCGGGAAGCCCATGAGTTTCAACAACTACGCCGACGCGGACGCCGCGTGGGCGCTGTGCCAGGAACTCGCCGCGCAGGAGGCCGCGCTGCCCGAGCACGCCGCCGTGTGCGTCGCGGTCAAACACGCCAACCCCTGCGGCGTGGCCGTCGCGGCGGACGTGAAGACCGCCTGGGAACGCGCCCGCGACGCGGACACCCTGAGCGTGTTCGGCGGCGTGGTCGCCGTCAGCCAGCCCGTGACGCTGGAGGCGGCGCAGGCGACGCGCGGCACCTTCCTGGAAGTGCTCATCGCGCCCGAGGTCACGCCCGACGCCGCCGCGTGGTTCGCGGAGAAGAAACCGGACCTGCGCGTCCTCGTGGCCGCGCCCGCCCAGGGTGTCAGCGTGCTGGACGTGCGGCCCCTGACCGGCGGGTTCGCCGTGCAGGAACGCGACGCGCGCCCCTGGGACGACCTGTGCCCCGAGGTCGTCACCAAACGCGAACCGACCGAGCAGGAATGGCTCGACCTGCGCTTCGCCTGGGCGACCGTGAAACACGCCCGCAGCAACGCCGTCGTCCTCGCCAAGGACGGCGTGACGGTGGGCCTGGGCGCGGGCGCCGTGAGCCGCATCTGGGCCGCCGAACGCGCCGTGGCGAACGCGGGCGACAAGGCCCAGGGGTCCGTCCTGGCGTCCGAGGCGTTCTTCCCCTTCGACGACGTGGTGCGCCTCGCGGCCAGCGTGGGCGTCACGGCGATCCTGCAACCCGGCGGCGCCAAACGCGACCCCGAGGTCATCGCCGCGTGCAACGAACTGGGCATCAGCATGGTGTTCACCGGCTCAAGGCACTTCAAACACTGA